A genomic window from Streptomyces broussonetiae includes:
- a CDS encoding putative Ig domain-containing protein produces MSRSRPGRGRRPLLIGVLAAAMAFAAPAFATPSLSATALAAPHAAAPALAQVSSDPYSDSQAQHATEVEPDTYSFGSTVIAAFQVGRVSGGGASNIGWSTSTDSGQTWTHGFLPGSTTNTGGPYSAASDASVAYDAKDGVWMVSWLGIGSGNNVDVDVSRSTDGGHSWSAPVTVSTGTFDDKNWTVCDNHPASPYYGHCYTEYDDANAGDAEHMKTSTDGGATWGAQQSPADSPSGLGGQPVVQPNGTVVVPFSSASEDSERAFTSANGGGSWGSSVQIATVSHHPVAGLEDDAADMSRLDTLREGPLPSAEIDASGRVYVVWSDCRFRTSCTSNDIIMSTSTNGSSWSSPARVPIDAANSSADHFVPGIGVDPSSSGTTARIALTYYYYPNASCTDTTCQLNAGYVSSADGGSTWTTPAQLAGPMTLAWLPNTTQGRMFGDYISTSVLSGGNAVTVIPIAHAPSGSTFDVSMYAPTGGLPIGSGQPGGNTVTVTNPGDRTGTVGTAASLQIAATDSSSSAKLTYSANGLPPGLTIASTGGLISGTPTAAGTYHVTATATDDTSATGSTTFTWTVNPAGGGTCTTTGQKLGNPGFESGNTVWSASSGVIGQYGSQGEPPHSGTWNAWLDGYGSSHTDTLSQSVTIPSGCKATLSLYLHIDTAETTTSTAYDTLTLKAGGTTLATYSNLNAATGYSQKTFDLSSLAGQTVTITFTGAEDSSAQTSFVIDDSALTLS; encoded by the coding sequence ATGTCCAGATCCAGACCGGGAAGAGGAAGAAGACCGCTACTGATCGGTGTCCTGGCCGCGGCCATGGCGTTCGCCGCTCCCGCCTTCGCCACTCCCTCGCTCTCCGCCACCGCCTTAGCTGCCCCCCACGCCGCTGCCCCCGCCCTCGCCCAGGTCAGCAGCGACCCGTACTCCGACTCGCAGGCCCAGCACGCCACCGAGGTCGAGCCGGACACCTACAGCTTCGGCAGCACCGTCATCGCCGCCTTCCAGGTCGGGCGGGTCTCAGGCGGCGGGGCGTCCAACATCGGGTGGTCGACCTCCACCGACAGCGGGCAGACCTGGACGCACGGCTTCCTGCCCGGCTCCACCACGAATACCGGCGGCCCGTACTCCGCCGCCAGCGACGCGTCCGTGGCCTACGACGCCAAGGACGGTGTATGGATGGTCTCGTGGCTGGGCATCGGCTCCGGAAACAACGTCGATGTAGACGTCAGCCGCTCCACGGATGGCGGCCACAGCTGGAGCGCCCCGGTCACCGTCTCCACCGGCACCTTCGACGACAAGAACTGGACGGTCTGCGACAACCACCCCGCCAGCCCGTACTACGGCCACTGCTACACCGAATACGACGACGCCAACGCCGGCGACGCCGAGCACATGAAGACCTCGACCGACGGCGGCGCGACCTGGGGCGCGCAGCAGAGCCCGGCCGACAGCCCGAGCGGGCTCGGCGGGCAGCCGGTCGTGCAGCCCAACGGCACCGTCGTCGTACCGTTCTCCTCCGCCAGCGAAGACAGCGAACGCGCCTTCACCTCTGCCAACGGCGGCGGCAGTTGGGGCTCCAGCGTTCAGATCGCCACCGTGTCGCACCACCCGGTGGCCGGCCTGGAAGACGATGCCGCCGACATGTCGCGGCTGGACACGCTGCGCGAGGGACCGCTGCCGTCCGCCGAGATCGACGCCTCCGGTCGGGTCTACGTGGTCTGGTCCGACTGCCGCTTCCGTACGAGCTGCACCAGCAACGACATCATCATGTCGACCTCGACGAACGGCAGCTCATGGAGCTCACCGGCCCGTGTGCCGATCGACGCGGCCAACAGCTCCGCCGATCATTTCGTGCCGGGTATTGGCGTGGACCCCAGCAGCTCCGGCACCACCGCCCGCATCGCGCTGACGTACTACTACTACCCGAACGCCTCCTGCACGGACACCACCTGCCAGCTCAATGCCGGCTACGTCTCCTCCGCCGACGGCGGGAGCACGTGGACGACGCCGGCCCAGCTCGCCGGCCCCATGACCCTGGCCTGGCTGCCGAACACCACGCAGGGCCGGATGTTCGGCGACTACATATCGACGTCCGTCCTGTCCGGCGGCAACGCCGTCACCGTCATCCCCATCGCCCACGCCCCCAGCGGCAGCACCTTCGACGTGTCGATGTACGCACCGACCGGTGGCCTGCCGATCGGCAGTGGTCAGCCCGGCGGCAACACCGTAACCGTCACCAACCCCGGTGACCGGACCGGCACCGTCGGCACCGCGGCGAGCCTGCAGATCGCGGCGACCGACTCCTCCTCGTCCGCCAAGCTCACCTACAGCGCGAACGGCCTGCCGCCCGGCCTGACCATAGCCTCCACCGGCGGCCTGATCTCCGGCACACCCACCGCCGCCGGCACGTACCACGTGACCGCCACCGCGACCGACGACACGAGCGCCACCGGCTCCACCACCTTCACCTGGACCGTCAACCCGGCCGGTGGCGGCACCTGCACCACCACCGGCCAGAAGCTCGGCAACCCCGGCTTCGAGTCCGGCAACACAGTGTGGTCCGCCAGCTCCGGTGTCATCGGCCAGTACGGCTCACAGGGCGAGCCCCCGCACAGTGGTACCTGGAACGCCTGGCTGGACGGCTACGGCAGCTCCCACACCGACACCCTCTCGCAGTCCGTGACCATCCCCTCCGGCTGCAAGGCCACCCTCAGCCTCTACCTGCACATCGACACCGCCGAGACGACGACCTCCACCGCATACGACACGCTCACCCTCAAAGCCGGCGGCACCACTCTGGCGACCTACTCCAACCTCAACGCCGCCACCGGCTACAGCCAGAAGACCTTCGACCTGTCCTCCCTCGCAGGGCAAACCGTCACCATCACCTTCACCGGCGCCGAGGACAGTTCCGCCCAGACCTCATTCGTCATCGACGACAGCGCCCTGACACTCAGCTGA
- a CDS encoding glycoside hydrolase family 32 protein: MPGMSRRALFAGSAVGVAAAMLPAPPATAVSAAAAPKPAKARPKATTGCASYRAEYHHTVPDGWKNDPQRPVWIDGKYHYYYLYNADYFTGVVGTAWRLATSTDLVTFQDGGVAVPKDTTPNGDVWSGSAVVDTDNTAGFGAGTVVVIATMSPGGGTDHQEQFLYYSTDRGRTFTNYGTDPVLPNPGVTDFRDPKVIRDEERGRWVMALAEGTKVGFYHSDDLKKWTSVSDFVKEGLGALECPDLFRITSADGTAKWVLGVSANGKGSGLPNTYAYWTGSFDGSTFTADATDPQWLDHGFDWYGAVTFEKHLADGSPDPATRYAMGWLNNWDYANTTPTIDCDGFNGTDSIVREVTLKRTVSGAYYLASEPVADLDDHVSRTVNLGDIEVDGSRVLDYTGTAYELTCRITWNQLTGAGLQLRRSADGSRHIDAGIYSDFAFLNRRGAVNPDTSGKWQESHTPFDPSAGTVTLRILVDRTSVEMFVDDGRYVHSTEAFPYLVDTGLTLFTVGGTAVFRDVVIREFTM; the protein is encoded by the coding sequence ATGCCCGGGATGTCCAGGAGGGCCCTGTTCGCAGGGTCGGCCGTAGGGGTGGCGGCCGCGATGCTGCCCGCGCCGCCAGCCACGGCCGTGTCGGCAGCCGCCGCGCCGAAGCCGGCGAAGGCGCGGCCGAAGGCGACGACCGGCTGCGCCAGCTACCGCGCCGAGTACCACCACACGGTCCCCGACGGCTGGAAGAACGACCCGCAGCGGCCGGTGTGGATCGACGGCAAGTACCACTACTACTACCTGTACAACGCGGACTACTTCACCGGAGTCGTCGGCACGGCCTGGCGCCTGGCCACCAGCACCGACCTGGTGACCTTCCAGGACGGCGGCGTCGCCGTACCCAAGGACACGACCCCCAACGGCGACGTCTGGTCGGGCTCGGCGGTGGTCGACACGGACAACACCGCGGGATTCGGGGCGGGCACGGTCGTCGTCATCGCCACCATGTCGCCCGGCGGCGGCACGGACCACCAGGAGCAGTTCCTGTACTACTCCACCGACCGGGGCCGTACCTTCACCAACTACGGCACCGATCCGGTGCTGCCCAACCCGGGCGTCACCGACTTCCGCGACCCCAAGGTGATACGCGACGAGGAGCGCGGCCGCTGGGTGATGGCCCTCGCCGAGGGCACCAAGGTGGGCTTCTACCACTCCGACGACCTGAAGAAGTGGACCTCCGTCAGTGACTTCGTCAAGGAGGGGCTCGGCGCGCTGGAGTGCCCGGACCTGTTCCGGATCACCAGCGCGGACGGCACCGCGAAGTGGGTGCTCGGGGTGAGCGCCAACGGAAAGGGCTCGGGGCTGCCGAACACATACGCCTACTGGACCGGCAGCTTCGACGGCAGCACGTTCACCGCCGACGCCACCGACCCGCAGTGGCTCGACCACGGCTTCGACTGGTACGGCGCCGTCACCTTCGAGAAGCACCTCGCCGACGGCTCGCCCGACCCCGCCACCCGGTACGCGATGGGCTGGCTGAACAACTGGGACTACGCCAACACCACGCCCACCATCGACTGCGACGGCTTCAACGGCACCGACTCGATCGTCCGCGAGGTCACGCTGAAGCGGACAGTCTCCGGCGCGTACTACCTCGCCTCAGAACCCGTCGCCGACCTGGACGACCACGTCTCGCGCACGGTGAACCTCGGCGACATCGAGGTCGACGGCAGCCGCGTACTGGACTACACCGGCACCGCCTATGAGCTGACCTGCCGGATCACCTGGAACCAACTCACCGGCGCGGGCCTGCAACTGCGCCGCTCCGCCGACGGCAGCCGGCACATCGACGCCGGCATCTACAGCGACTTCGCGTTCCTCAACCGGCGCGGCGCCGTCAACCCCGACACCTCCGGCAAGTGGCAGGAGAGCCACACACCGTTCGACCCGTCCGCGGGTACGGTGACGCTGCGGATCCTGGTGGACCGTACGTCCGTCGAGATGTTCGTGGACGACGGACGGTACGTGCATTCCACGGAGGCGTTCCCCTATCTCGTGGACACCGGACTGACGCTGTTCACCGTCGGCGGTACGGCCGTCTTCCGGGACGTGGTGATACGGGAGTTCACCATGTGA
- a CDS encoding universal stress protein has translation MTKPAAGRVIVGVDDSPAGSAALRVAVAQAALAGRELVAVRAYKPPPHPYSTWRGQLLGWPGNPAVAPMDPSSPSWQQLKEAREQRERDAVRRAFAQAVGGIPHGVRVRVVTSMGSPGKVLVATADVVDDLLVVGKAPPCGLRRLWPWRWFQRSPRRYCAAHAVCPVLAVPGDAFLSSAAGESLHSQVLDGALDATRRAPVASPRARELGEARVWPERACCCLAPPMVKAVLPAGDRHTVDLFLCGHHYLASLGSLALADAMVTFGERSSVLSLVGRR, from the coding sequence ATGACCAAGCCGGCTGCCGGGCGGGTCATCGTCGGAGTGGACGACTCCCCGGCCGGATCGGCGGCGCTGCGTGTCGCCGTCGCCCAGGCCGCACTCGCGGGTCGGGAACTGGTTGCCGTACGCGCCTACAAGCCGCCGCCGCACCCCTACTCGACATGGCGAGGGCAACTGCTCGGGTGGCCGGGCAATCCGGCGGTTGCCCCGATGGATCCGTCCTCGCCGTCCTGGCAGCAGCTGAAGGAAGCCCGCGAGCAGCGTGAGAGAGATGCGGTGCGGCGAGCCTTCGCCCAAGCGGTGGGCGGCATTCCGCACGGCGTGCGGGTACGGGTGGTCACCTCCATGGGCTCGCCTGGCAAGGTGCTCGTGGCCACCGCGGACGTGGTCGACGATCTGCTGGTGGTGGGGAAAGCCCCGCCGTGTGGGCTGCGGCGCCTCTGGCCGTGGCGCTGGTTCCAGCGTTCACCCCGCCGCTACTGCGCCGCACACGCCGTCTGCCCGGTGTTGGCCGTCCCGGGGGACGCCTTCCTCAGCTCCGCCGCCGGAGAGTCGTTGCACTCGCAAGTCCTGGATGGAGCGCTGGACGCCACGCGCCGTGCACCCGTCGCCTCACCCCGCGCAAGGGAGCTGGGCGAGGCGAGGGTGTGGCCCGAACGCGCCTGCTGCTGCTTGGCCCCGCCGATGGTCAAGGCCGTTCTGCCGGCCGGCGACAGGCACACGGTGGACCTCTTCCTGTGCGGCCACCACTACCTGGCCTCGCTCGGCAGCCTGGCACTCGCCGACGCCATGGTCACGTTCGGCGAGCGCTCGTCCGTACTCTCACTGGTCGGGCGGCGGTAG
- a CDS encoding arsenate-mycothiol transferase ArsC produces the protein MHKVLTVCLGNYCRSPFAELVLAHRGGAELKVRSAGLIGKWKANLPTSP, from the coding sequence ATGCACAAGGTCCTGACCGTCTGCCTCGGCAACTACTGCCGCAGCCCGTTCGCCGAACTCGTCCTGGCCCACCGCGGCGGCGCAGAGCTGAAAGTCCGCTCGGCCGGGCTGATCGGGAAGTGGAAGGCGAACCTGCCAACGAGTCCATGA
- a CDS encoding avidin/streptavidin family protein, with protein MVQREFGSQMHPEVDPEGTISGKYVTAVGHTPGTYLLTGLHDGPTSPGNGIALGWTVAWRNEHGTRAIG; from the coding sequence GTGGTACAACGAGAGTTTGGTTCACAAATGCACCCGGAGGTGGACCCGGAAGGAACCATCAGCGGAAAGTACGTAACCGCCGTAGGACACACCCCGGGGACGTACCTCCTCACTGGACTCCATGACGGGCCGACAAGCCCGGGGAACGGCATCGCCCTCGGCTGGACGGTTGCCTGGCGCAACGAGCACGGCACGCGCGCCATAGGGTGA
- a CDS encoding DegT/DnrJ/EryC1/StrS family aminotransferase translates to MDIDPATLCVTVQLVMDAITDKTAAVLPILFGGRAVDLSHVGKELAASPSSKSPRTPSAPARAPAVSERPEI, encoded by the coding sequence GTGGACATCGACCCGGCCACACTGTGCGTGACCGTCCAGCTCGTCATGGATGCCATCACGGACAAGACGGCCGCCGTGCTCCCCATCCTGTTCGGCGGACGGGCCGTCGACCTCTCCCACGTCGGCAAGGAATTGGCTGCATCGCCATCATCGAAGTCGCCGCGCACGCCTTCGGCTCCCGCAAGGGCGCCGGCCGTGTCGGAGCGACCGGAGATCTGA
- a CDS encoding DegT/DnrJ/EryC1/StrS family aminotransferase, with the protein MEVAAHAFGSRKGAGRVGATGDLTCFSFGPLKNLTCGQGGIVIPRTHAEAGTIRRIRMLGVVQPQTGRANTTSYRVEGSGLRYQMSGINAAVGLAQLGHFEQTETAAACCGAHNSAPWPASTA; encoded by the coding sequence ATCGAAGTCGCCGCGCACGCCTTCGGCTCCCGCAAGGGCGCCGGCCGTGTCGGAGCGACCGGAGATCTGACCTGCTTCTCCTTCGGCCCGCTCAAGAACCTCACCTGCGGCCAGGGCGGCATCGTCATACCGCGCACCCACGCCGAGGCCGGCACGATCCGCCGGATCCGGATGCTCGGCGTGGTCCAGCCCCAGACCGGACGCGCCAACACCACCAGCTACCGCGTGGAGGGCTCCGGACTGCGCTACCAGATGTCCGGCATCAATGCCGCCGTCGGTCTCGCCCAGCTCGGCCACTTCGAGCAGACAGAGACCGCCGCCGCGTGCTGTGGCGCGCATAACAGCGCGCCCTGGCCGGCCTCGACGGCGTGA